The sequence below is a genomic window from Callithrix jacchus isolate 240 chromosome 16, calJac240_pri, whole genome shotgun sequence.
GGGCGGTCACGCACCTGACCTTTACCTTCTCACCATTCTGAAGGCCGGAAGTCTGAGATGCTGTTGCCAGCAGGGCCACACCCCCTGAGGGCTCTGGGGAAAGAAGCATCCCGGCCTCTTCCGGCTCCTGGTGGCTCCAGGCTCCTGGGATTGTGGCTGCATCGCACCtggctctgcctctgtcttcacgtgGCCTCTCCCCACGtgtcttttcctctcctccttaggacacttgtcattggatttagggcccccCATAGAATCCAGGAGGGCCTCCTCTTCAGATCcttaatgacatctgcaaagacccttcaTCAAATAAGGTGAGATTCACAGGTCCAGGGGGTGGGATGTGACATCTGCTTTTGAGGGCACCTTTCAACCCACAACATCACATCCTCATTTCCTCTCCCTTCACATTCTAGAGGTGCTCCTGGGTCCCCAGCAACAGATTGGGTGTTCAACTGTGCCCCTGTTGGCCTCCACGTGAGCCCTGAGGAAGAAACTGTCCCCATAAGGGCACAAGGCTGGTGGCCAGATCTGCAGCTAGGCCGGGATGCGGCTCCCATGCGGCCCCAGTGCCTCTGCAGTGCCTGTCACCCTGGGCTGTCTCTAAGAATACTCCATGATTCCAGGGCACAGAGCTGCAGTGCTGCCCCCGGTATGCCTCAGCCTGCACTGCAGCTCAGAGGCAGCAACGGGGGCAACGCAAACCAGCTCTGTGTCTGAGAGCCTCTGCCTTGCTTTCTGGGGGATGGCACAGCACTGACAGGACATGCCAACAGCTGCAGGTGGTAGGGATAGTGACGCACCCTGCCAGGCTCTCCATGCCCTCCCTAGACACTTGGAGAAAGCACCCTTTCATCTGTCCGAGGAATCCTCGAGAAATAGTCATGCACTCTTAATTCAGATGTTATATAGTCATATCTAATGGTAACAACGGCCGTCACTTGAAAACGGCTCCTGTGCACATATCTTCCAAGAACAGATCACGGAAACGTTACCAGGTGACTGTCTTTACACGCTCTGCGTCAGCAATGGGGAGCTGGCATAAGCTTTTGGTTGGTGGTGTGAACCATGCCAGCTCCCCGAAGCaagctttcttttctgttgtttgaaatACGGCAGGAGAGCTGTTTCTGGTTCAAGAGAAATCATTTTTGTACCAATTTAATTCATGTCTCTAAAACCGAGGCAGGGATGGCATCACAGTCTGTTCCACGAATTCCTACTCATTTGGGGCCTTTCCATGACAAATCATTTGTAATGGAATCTCTCCGAAGCACAGGGGGAAAATCGAAGGCATCACAGTGCCCTTTCCATTTCAGTCAACTCCACCGGCCAGGATTCCGTTTGCAGAACACGGGGCAAACACAGAACGGTGCCTGCCCAGCACACTCACTCCCTGTTAGCGCCTCTGTTCACCTGTGTTCTTTTATATGAGTGACCATTTCCTAAAACGCAGTCACTGTCAAGTAAGATCTTGGAAATTATCACCACGGAGAAAAAGACAATGAAGAGTCTGCATTAAAAATGCGATGGGTGCTGAGATAGAAGGAGCTCAGAACGGCCCGGGGTCATTCCATTTTCAAGACCTCCCACCAGTCACTGCTGGATAGAGGAAGCAAGCTGGACATCAGTGTTTAATCAACAAAATTTATTATCCATAAGCTGACAATGCCTGAGGTTACCTGAGGACTGGCATTAAATAACTTATACATGTATTTTTGACAGACTTTTATAAGTATTCATGTGTTTATAAAAGCAAACTCCAACCTCTCCCCTGCTAGAAATTGGGATCATGCCCCCGCCGTAGGCACAGCCTTGGGGGAGGATGAAGCCACAAAGCTCTGCTCTGCCCACATTGTCAGAACGCCCAAGAGGTGAGTGGCCATGCGAAGCCAAGCCTGGGCAAAAGCTGGCCTGTGGTGTAGACTCTCCAAAATGCAGACCCAACCAGAAGCCAGCCTGCCTTTCCATCTGGAGGCCCTGCAGAGTTTCTGAAGGTGTCCTGTTCCAGGAGCCTGGCAAACACCTCCAGAGATACTCGGGGTGTGCCAACTCTGGGGCTGTGTCCTGAGAAGCCAGGGCTCCACGGCCCAGCCCATGGATGCGTGCCCAGGGGGCAGGCCCCACGCCCTCAGCATGTGCTGACATGCTGTCTCCAGCTCCAGAAGCCACACCAGAACCTTCCACGGAACATCTAAGTGATGAAATCTCAACATTACAGTAAAAAAGCACAAAAGGTCCCTTTTGCAAATCTTTGTGTACAGCTAAGATGTTCAGTTCAGTGCGGCGTCTTGCCCGTGCACATCCAGTGCGCACACGGACGTAGGGGCTGAACCGCACACTCATCTGGGGCATCTTCACTGGAATATGAGACCACGCATGAtgctattttactttttctttagatTCTGTGTAGTTTCCTGAGCATATTTCAGATGGAACTTCTTTTGGTCTGCGATCTTTGGCAGATAAAAGGTCTCTAggattattataaaaattgtgcattattaaaaagaaaaggaaaaaagacatctTGCCTCAGCTGGCCCAACCCCTGTCCCAAAAACCTTATCCCACTGTGGTCCCCTCCACCTGCACAGGCCCTGCCCCCCTTCTCTGCC
It includes:
- the LOC128929898 gene encoding uncharacterized protein LOC128929898; the protein is MQSYGDLLFSTIKARTLVIGFRAPHRIQEGLLFRSLMTSAKTLHQIRGAPGSPATDWVFNCAPVGLHVSPEEETVPIRAQGWWPDLQLGRDAAPMRPQCLCSACHPGLSLRILHDSRAQSCSAAPGMPQPALQLRGSNGGNANQLCV